A region of Stigmatopora nigra isolate UIUO_SnigA chromosome 6, RoL_Snig_1.1, whole genome shotgun sequence DNA encodes the following proteins:
- the LOC144197994 gene encoding striatin-like isoform X1, translating into MDETAGPAVLLDLPGGGGGRSPQPGEGEAARAQYSIPGIFHFLQHEWAQYEMDRAHWDVERSELQAQIAFLQGERRGQDNLKKDLVRRIKMLEYALKQERSKHYKLKYGTELIQGDVKPPSYDSDEANEVDTDSLLNSSHHQLSWKQGQLLLTQYLQDIGYTDAVLDVKSRRVCALLGFGDREQPVTSPQGSVTRRGDSSNSVAILEAFKSIEKAVANFTDEDEDDNSSGGEGRNTGVSNMVRRKQSPTPPSTISDLSDDPDTEEALKGFDFLSSHEDDSQSDKETAGAWDVDEGVITQLKEEYRRERRSKKGVKRPNRSKLQDMLANLHDAEELPTAQSPATPLTRPTPTTRLNEHEVDEGAAFHPSSGKSFILGHVDDAVVSDLGLGELAGLTVANEADGITYPVNSSQDALRKTWNAKFILRSHFDALRGLAFHPVEPVLVTASDDGTLKLWNLDKTIPAKKCASVDVEPIYTFRGHSGAVLCVTMSANGEQCFSGGLDGTIQNWNMPCHNSDPYESYELSVLRGTLCGHTDAVWGLAYTSAHHRLLSCSADGTICLWNAATVSPCLAVLNQNGELGVPTSVDVSSSEPAHAIASFSDGHVGIFDMETQQLLLKMESVGTADSSRPINKVLSHPTLPLSITAHEDRHIRFLDNNTGKLAHSMVAHLDAVTSLAMDPNGIYLMSGSHDCSVRVWNVSSKTCIQEFTAHRKKFDESIQDVAFHPAKCYIASAGADALAKVFV; encoded by the exons ATGGACGAGACGGCGGGCCCCGCGGTGCTCCTCGACTTGCCCGGCGGAGGCGGTGGCAGATCTCCCCAGCCAGGGGAAGGAGAGGCGGCGCGGGCTCAGTACAGCATCCCTGGCATCTTCCACTTCCTCCAGCACGAATGGGCACAGTACGAGATGGACCGGGCCCATTGGGACGTCGAGCGCTCAGAACTGCAG GCTCAGATCGCCTTCCTGCAGGGAGAGCGCCGAGGTCAGGACAACCTAAAGAAAGACCTGGTGAGACGCATCAAGATGCTGGAGTACGCACTCAAACAAGAAAG ATCCAAACATTACAAGCTAAAGTATGGCACAGAGCTGATCCAAGGAGATGTCAAACCCCCCAGTTATGATTCAG ATGAAGCCAACGAAGTGGACACGGACTCTCTTTTAAACAGCAGTCATCATCAGCTAAGCTGGAAACAAGGACAACTGCTTCTCACACA GTACCTACAGGACATTGGTTACACGGATGCCGTCTTGGATGTGAAATCCCGGCGTGTGTGTGCTTTGTTGGGTTTTGGAGATCGAGAACAGCCAGTCACCAGTCCTCAAGGTTCTGTGACCCG CAGAGGTGACTCCTCCAACTCCGTTGCCATTTTGGAGGCCTTCAAATCGATCGAGAAGGCCGTCGCCAACTTCACCGACGAAGACGAGGACGACAACAGCAGCGGTGGCGAGGGGCGGAACACAGGAGTCTCTAat ATGGTGAGGAGGAAGCAGTCACCAACACCGCCATCAACTATCTCCGACCTGAGTGACGACCCAGACACCGAGGAGGCTCTCAAGGGTTTTGACTTTCTGTCCAGCCATGAGGACGATAGCCAATCGG ACAAGGAGACGGCGGGCGCGTGGGATGTGGATGAGGGGGTAATCACACAGCTGAAGGAGGAGTACCGACGGGAGCGCCGGAGCAAGAAGGGCGTCAAAC GCCCAAACCGCTCTAAGCTCCAGGACATGTTGGCTAACTTGCACGATGCCGAGGAGCTTCCCACTGCGCAGTCGCCAGCGACGCCCCTGACCCGGCCCACTCCCACAACCAGACTCAACGAGCACGAAGTGGATG AGGGTGCCGCATTCCACCCGTCGTCTGGCAAGTCATTCATTCTGGGACATGTAGACGATGCGGTGGTTAGTGACTTGGGACTCGGAGAACTGGCAGGGTTGACAGTCGCCAATGAGGCTGATGGAATCACCTATCCG GTGAACAGCAGTCAGGATGCACTGAGGAAAACATGGAACGCCAAGTTTATACTGCGCAGCCATTTCGATGCCCTTCGTGGGCTGGCCTTTCACCCAGTCGAACCAGTCCTGGTTACCGCCTCAGATGACGGAACCCTCAAATTGTGGAATCTAGACAAGACCATACCCGCCAAGAA GTGTGCATCTGTGGATGTGGAACCAATCTACACATTCAGAGGTCACAG TGGTGCTGTACTGTGTGTCACGATGAGCGCCAATGGCGAGCAGTGCTTTAGCGGAGGCCTGGACGGAACCATCCAGAACTGGAACATGCCCTGTCACAACAGTGACCCCTATGAGTCTTATG AGCTGTCGGTCTTGCGAGGGACATTGTGCGGACACACTGATGCAGTGTGGGGTTTGGCCTACACTTCCGCCCACCACCGTCTTCTTTCCTGCTCGGCCGATGGGACCATTTGTCTTTGGAATGCTGCCACTGTTTCACCATGCCTTGCAGTTCTAAACCAGAACGGAG AATTAGGTGTACCGACATCAGTGGACGTGTCAAGCAGTGAGCCGGCCCACGCGATCGCGTCGTTCTCTGACGGCCACGTCGGCATTTTCGACATGGAGACGCAGCAGCTGCTTCTCAAGATGGAATCAGTGGGAACAGCAG ATTCTTCTCGGCCAATCAACAAAGTGCTTAGTCATCCCACGCTGCCTCTCAGCATCACGGCGCACGAGGACAGACACATACGATTCTTGGACAACAACACTG GAAAGCTAGCGCACTCCATGGTGGCGCACTTGGATGCAGTGACAAGTCTTGCTATGGATCCAAATGGAATTTATCTTATGTCTGGAA GCCACGACTGCTCCGTCCGTGTATGGAACGTGTCGAGCAAGACGTGCATCCAGGAGTTTACAGCCCACCGCAAGAAGTTTGATGAGTCCATTCAAGATGTGGCCTTCCACCCGGCCAAGTGTTACATCGCTAGTGCGGGGGCCGACGCCCTGGCCAAGGTCTTTGTGTGA
- the LOC144197999 gene encoding BTB/POZ domain-containing protein 3-like, translating to MAAELYPATKLLPSTSEQQQEEEQQEQQNDQQCQHEHHQQNVSNNNGTSRQTGCTWQGLYPTIRERNSVMFNNDMMADVYFVVGPPGGTQRVPGHKYVLAVGSSVFHAMFYGELAEDQEEIRIPDVEPPSFLAMLKYIYCDEIELCADTVLATLYAAKKYIVPHLARACVNFLETSLSAKNACVLLSQSCLFEEPDLTQRCWEVIDAQAELALRSEGFCDIDTLTLESILRRETLNAKEMVVFEAALSWAEVECQRRDLRPTIENKRLVLGKAIYLIRIPAMALEDFANGAAQSGVLTLNETNDIFLWYTAANKPELLFCSKPRLGLAPQRCHRFQSCAYRSNQWRYRGRCDSIQFAVDKRVFVAGFGLYGSSCGSAEYGAKMELKRQGATVAQRVVKYFSDGSSSTFAVWFEHPVQIEPDTFYTASVVLDGNELSYFGQEGMTEVQCGKVTFQFQCSSDSTNGTGVQGGQIPELIFYA from the exons ATGGCCGCCGAATTGTATCCCGCCACGAAGCTTCTTCCATCTACCTCTGAGCAGCAGCAAGAAGAGGAACAGCAGGAGCAGCAGAACGACCAACAGTGCCAACACGAGCATCACCAGCAGAACGTGAGCAACAACAACGGCACCTCCAGGCAGACAGGCTGTACCTGGCAGGGCCTGTACCCCACCATCCGGGAGAG GAACTCAGTCATGTTCAACAATGACATGATGGCAGATGTCTACTTCGTGGTGGGCCCGCCAGGTGGGACGCAGCGGGTCCCAGGCCACAAG TATGTCCTCGCTGTGGGCAGCTCTGTGTTCCATGCCATGTTCTACGGCGAGTTGGCAGAGGATCAAGAGGAAATCCGCATTCCTGACGTGGAGCCGCCGTCCTTCCTTGCTATGCTCAA GTACATCTACTGCGACGAGATCGAGCTGTGCGCTGACACGGTCCTGGCCACGCTGTATGCCGCCAAGAAGTACATCGTGCCGCATCTGGCGCGCGCTTGTGTCAACTTCCTGGAGACCAGCCTGAGCGCCAAGAATGCCTGCGTCCTGCTGTCTCAGAGCTGCCTGTTTGAGGAGCCTGACCTTACTCAACGTTGCTGGGAGGTGATTGATGCGCAAGCCGAGCTGGCCTTGCGTTCCGAGGGCTTCTGCGACATCGACACGCTCACGCTGGAGAGCATCCTACGTCGCGAGACGCTCAACGCCAAGGAGATGGTGGTGTTCGAGGCGGCGCTCAGCTGGGCTGAGGTCGAGTGCCAGCGCCGGGATCTGAGGCCCACCATTGAGAACAAGCGGCTGGTGCTTGGAAAG GCCATCTACCTGATCCGCATCCCCGCCATGGCTCTGGAAGATTTCGCCAACGGAGCAGCGCAGTCCGGCGTGCTAACGCTAAACGAGACCAACGACATCTTCCTGTGGTACACGGCGGCCAACAAACCCGAGCTACTGTTCTGCAGCAAACCTCGCCTAGGCCTGGCCCCGCAGCGCTGCCACCGCTTCCAGTCGTGCGCCTATCGCAGCAACCAGTGGCGCTACCGTGGACGCTGCGACAGTATCCAGTTCGCTGTGGACAAGCGGGTCTTCGTGGCCGGATTCGGCCTCTACGGCTCCAGCTGCGGCTCGGCCGAGTATGGCGCCAAAATGGAGTTGAAGCGCCAGGGCGCCACCGTGGCCCAGCGCGTGGTAAAGTATTTCTCGGACGGCTCTAGCTCCACCTTTGCCGTGTGGTTTGAACACCCAGTCCAGATCGAGCCCGACACTTTCTACACGGCCAGCGTGGTCCTGGACGGAAATGAGCTCAGTTACTTTGGACAGGAGGGCATGACGGAGGTGCAATGCGGCAAGGTCACCTTCCAGTTCCAGTGTTCCTCGGACAGCACCAACGGAACGGGAGTGCAAGGCGGGCAGATACCGGAACTCATCTTCTATGCTTGA
- the LOC144197994 gene encoding striatin-like isoform X2 codes for MDETAGPAVLLDLPGGGGGRSPQPGEGEAARAQYSIPGIFHFLQHEWAQYEMDRAHWDVERSELQAQIAFLQGERRGQDNLKKDLVRRIKMLEYALKQERSKHYKLKYGTELIQGDVKPPSYDSDEANEVDTDSLLNSSHHQLSWKQGQLLLTQYLQDIGYTDAVLDVKSRRVCALLGFGDREQPVTSPQGSVTRGDSSNSVAILEAFKSIEKAVANFTDEDEDDNSSGGEGRNTGVSNMVRRKQSPTPPSTISDLSDDPDTEEALKGFDFLSSHEDDSQSDKETAGAWDVDEGVITQLKEEYRRERRSKKGVKRPNRSKLQDMLANLHDAEELPTAQSPATPLTRPTPTTRLNEHEVDEGAAFHPSSGKSFILGHVDDAVVSDLGLGELAGLTVANEADGITYPVNSSQDALRKTWNAKFILRSHFDALRGLAFHPVEPVLVTASDDGTLKLWNLDKTIPAKKCASVDVEPIYTFRGHSGAVLCVTMSANGEQCFSGGLDGTIQNWNMPCHNSDPYESYELSVLRGTLCGHTDAVWGLAYTSAHHRLLSCSADGTICLWNAATVSPCLAVLNQNGELGVPTSVDVSSSEPAHAIASFSDGHVGIFDMETQQLLLKMESVGTADSSRPINKVLSHPTLPLSITAHEDRHIRFLDNNTGKLAHSMVAHLDAVTSLAMDPNGIYLMSGSHDCSVRVWNVSSKTCIQEFTAHRKKFDESIQDVAFHPAKCYIASAGADALAKVFV; via the exons ATGGACGAGACGGCGGGCCCCGCGGTGCTCCTCGACTTGCCCGGCGGAGGCGGTGGCAGATCTCCCCAGCCAGGGGAAGGAGAGGCGGCGCGGGCTCAGTACAGCATCCCTGGCATCTTCCACTTCCTCCAGCACGAATGGGCACAGTACGAGATGGACCGGGCCCATTGGGACGTCGAGCGCTCAGAACTGCAG GCTCAGATCGCCTTCCTGCAGGGAGAGCGCCGAGGTCAGGACAACCTAAAGAAAGACCTGGTGAGACGCATCAAGATGCTGGAGTACGCACTCAAACAAGAAAG ATCCAAACATTACAAGCTAAAGTATGGCACAGAGCTGATCCAAGGAGATGTCAAACCCCCCAGTTATGATTCAG ATGAAGCCAACGAAGTGGACACGGACTCTCTTTTAAACAGCAGTCATCATCAGCTAAGCTGGAAACAAGGACAACTGCTTCTCACACA GTACCTACAGGACATTGGTTACACGGATGCCGTCTTGGATGTGAAATCCCGGCGTGTGTGTGCTTTGTTGGGTTTTGGAGATCGAGAACAGCCAGTCACCAGTCCTCAAGGTTCTGTGACCCG AGGTGACTCCTCCAACTCCGTTGCCATTTTGGAGGCCTTCAAATCGATCGAGAAGGCCGTCGCCAACTTCACCGACGAAGACGAGGACGACAACAGCAGCGGTGGCGAGGGGCGGAACACAGGAGTCTCTAat ATGGTGAGGAGGAAGCAGTCACCAACACCGCCATCAACTATCTCCGACCTGAGTGACGACCCAGACACCGAGGAGGCTCTCAAGGGTTTTGACTTTCTGTCCAGCCATGAGGACGATAGCCAATCGG ACAAGGAGACGGCGGGCGCGTGGGATGTGGATGAGGGGGTAATCACACAGCTGAAGGAGGAGTACCGACGGGAGCGCCGGAGCAAGAAGGGCGTCAAAC GCCCAAACCGCTCTAAGCTCCAGGACATGTTGGCTAACTTGCACGATGCCGAGGAGCTTCCCACTGCGCAGTCGCCAGCGACGCCCCTGACCCGGCCCACTCCCACAACCAGACTCAACGAGCACGAAGTGGATG AGGGTGCCGCATTCCACCCGTCGTCTGGCAAGTCATTCATTCTGGGACATGTAGACGATGCGGTGGTTAGTGACTTGGGACTCGGAGAACTGGCAGGGTTGACAGTCGCCAATGAGGCTGATGGAATCACCTATCCG GTGAACAGCAGTCAGGATGCACTGAGGAAAACATGGAACGCCAAGTTTATACTGCGCAGCCATTTCGATGCCCTTCGTGGGCTGGCCTTTCACCCAGTCGAACCAGTCCTGGTTACCGCCTCAGATGACGGAACCCTCAAATTGTGGAATCTAGACAAGACCATACCCGCCAAGAA GTGTGCATCTGTGGATGTGGAACCAATCTACACATTCAGAGGTCACAG TGGTGCTGTACTGTGTGTCACGATGAGCGCCAATGGCGAGCAGTGCTTTAGCGGAGGCCTGGACGGAACCATCCAGAACTGGAACATGCCCTGTCACAACAGTGACCCCTATGAGTCTTATG AGCTGTCGGTCTTGCGAGGGACATTGTGCGGACACACTGATGCAGTGTGGGGTTTGGCCTACACTTCCGCCCACCACCGTCTTCTTTCCTGCTCGGCCGATGGGACCATTTGTCTTTGGAATGCTGCCACTGTTTCACCATGCCTTGCAGTTCTAAACCAGAACGGAG AATTAGGTGTACCGACATCAGTGGACGTGTCAAGCAGTGAGCCGGCCCACGCGATCGCGTCGTTCTCTGACGGCCACGTCGGCATTTTCGACATGGAGACGCAGCAGCTGCTTCTCAAGATGGAATCAGTGGGAACAGCAG ATTCTTCTCGGCCAATCAACAAAGTGCTTAGTCATCCCACGCTGCCTCTCAGCATCACGGCGCACGAGGACAGACACATACGATTCTTGGACAACAACACTG GAAAGCTAGCGCACTCCATGGTGGCGCACTTGGATGCAGTGACAAGTCTTGCTATGGATCCAAATGGAATTTATCTTATGTCTGGAA GCCACGACTGCTCCGTCCGTGTATGGAACGTGTCGAGCAAGACGTGCATCCAGGAGTTTACAGCCCACCGCAAGAAGTTTGATGAGTCCATTCAAGATGTGGCCTTCCACCCGGCCAAGTGTTACATCGCTAGTGCGGGGGCCGACGCCCTGGCCAAGGTCTTTGTGTGA
- the LOC144197994 gene encoding striatin-like isoform X3, whose translation MDETAGPAVLLDLPGGGGGRSPQPGEGEAARAQYSIPGIFHFLQHEWAQYEMDRAHWDVERSELQAQIAFLQGERRGQDNLKKDLVRRIKMLEYALKQERSKHYKLKYGTELIQGDVKPPSYDSDEANEVDTDSLLNSSHHQLSWKQGQLLLTQGDSSNSVAILEAFKSIEKAVANFTDEDEDDNSSGGEGRNTGVSNMVRRKQSPTPPSTISDLSDDPDTEEALKGFDFLSSHEDDSQSDKETAGAWDVDEGVITQLKEEYRRERRSKKGVKRPNRSKLQDMLANLHDAEELPTAQSPATPLTRPTPTTRLNEHEVDEGAAFHPSSGKSFILGHVDDAVVSDLGLGELAGLTVANEADGITYPVNSSQDALRKTWNAKFILRSHFDALRGLAFHPVEPVLVTASDDGTLKLWNLDKTIPAKKCASVDVEPIYTFRGHSGAVLCVTMSANGEQCFSGGLDGTIQNWNMPCHNSDPYESYELSVLRGTLCGHTDAVWGLAYTSAHHRLLSCSADGTICLWNAATVSPCLAVLNQNGELGVPTSVDVSSSEPAHAIASFSDGHVGIFDMETQQLLLKMESVGTADSSRPINKVLSHPTLPLSITAHEDRHIRFLDNNTGKLAHSMVAHLDAVTSLAMDPNGIYLMSGSHDCSVRVWNVSSKTCIQEFTAHRKKFDESIQDVAFHPAKCYIASAGADALAKVFV comes from the exons ATGGACGAGACGGCGGGCCCCGCGGTGCTCCTCGACTTGCCCGGCGGAGGCGGTGGCAGATCTCCCCAGCCAGGGGAAGGAGAGGCGGCGCGGGCTCAGTACAGCATCCCTGGCATCTTCCACTTCCTCCAGCACGAATGGGCACAGTACGAGATGGACCGGGCCCATTGGGACGTCGAGCGCTCAGAACTGCAG GCTCAGATCGCCTTCCTGCAGGGAGAGCGCCGAGGTCAGGACAACCTAAAGAAAGACCTGGTGAGACGCATCAAGATGCTGGAGTACGCACTCAAACAAGAAAG ATCCAAACATTACAAGCTAAAGTATGGCACAGAGCTGATCCAAGGAGATGTCAAACCCCCCAGTTATGATTCAG ATGAAGCCAACGAAGTGGACACGGACTCTCTTTTAAACAGCAGTCATCATCAGCTAAGCTGGAAACAAGGACAACTGCTTCTCACACA AGGTGACTCCTCCAACTCCGTTGCCATTTTGGAGGCCTTCAAATCGATCGAGAAGGCCGTCGCCAACTTCACCGACGAAGACGAGGACGACAACAGCAGCGGTGGCGAGGGGCGGAACACAGGAGTCTCTAat ATGGTGAGGAGGAAGCAGTCACCAACACCGCCATCAACTATCTCCGACCTGAGTGACGACCCAGACACCGAGGAGGCTCTCAAGGGTTTTGACTTTCTGTCCAGCCATGAGGACGATAGCCAATCGG ACAAGGAGACGGCGGGCGCGTGGGATGTGGATGAGGGGGTAATCACACAGCTGAAGGAGGAGTACCGACGGGAGCGCCGGAGCAAGAAGGGCGTCAAAC GCCCAAACCGCTCTAAGCTCCAGGACATGTTGGCTAACTTGCACGATGCCGAGGAGCTTCCCACTGCGCAGTCGCCAGCGACGCCCCTGACCCGGCCCACTCCCACAACCAGACTCAACGAGCACGAAGTGGATG AGGGTGCCGCATTCCACCCGTCGTCTGGCAAGTCATTCATTCTGGGACATGTAGACGATGCGGTGGTTAGTGACTTGGGACTCGGAGAACTGGCAGGGTTGACAGTCGCCAATGAGGCTGATGGAATCACCTATCCG GTGAACAGCAGTCAGGATGCACTGAGGAAAACATGGAACGCCAAGTTTATACTGCGCAGCCATTTCGATGCCCTTCGTGGGCTGGCCTTTCACCCAGTCGAACCAGTCCTGGTTACCGCCTCAGATGACGGAACCCTCAAATTGTGGAATCTAGACAAGACCATACCCGCCAAGAA GTGTGCATCTGTGGATGTGGAACCAATCTACACATTCAGAGGTCACAG TGGTGCTGTACTGTGTGTCACGATGAGCGCCAATGGCGAGCAGTGCTTTAGCGGAGGCCTGGACGGAACCATCCAGAACTGGAACATGCCCTGTCACAACAGTGACCCCTATGAGTCTTATG AGCTGTCGGTCTTGCGAGGGACATTGTGCGGACACACTGATGCAGTGTGGGGTTTGGCCTACACTTCCGCCCACCACCGTCTTCTTTCCTGCTCGGCCGATGGGACCATTTGTCTTTGGAATGCTGCCACTGTTTCACCATGCCTTGCAGTTCTAAACCAGAACGGAG AATTAGGTGTACCGACATCAGTGGACGTGTCAAGCAGTGAGCCGGCCCACGCGATCGCGTCGTTCTCTGACGGCCACGTCGGCATTTTCGACATGGAGACGCAGCAGCTGCTTCTCAAGATGGAATCAGTGGGAACAGCAG ATTCTTCTCGGCCAATCAACAAAGTGCTTAGTCATCCCACGCTGCCTCTCAGCATCACGGCGCACGAGGACAGACACATACGATTCTTGGACAACAACACTG GAAAGCTAGCGCACTCCATGGTGGCGCACTTGGATGCAGTGACAAGTCTTGCTATGGATCCAAATGGAATTTATCTTATGTCTGGAA GCCACGACTGCTCCGTCCGTGTATGGAACGTGTCGAGCAAGACGTGCATCCAGGAGTTTACAGCCCACCGCAAGAAGTTTGATGAGTCCATTCAAGATGTGGCCTTCCACCCGGCCAAGTGTTACATCGCTAGTGCGGGGGCCGACGCCCTGGCCAAGGTCTTTGTGTGA